A portion of the Aquila chrysaetos chrysaetos chromosome 4, bAquChr1.4, whole genome shotgun sequence genome contains these proteins:
- the LOC115340103 gene encoding collagen alpha-1(I) chain-like, protein MTAPPARGGVAGGPDLAPTRPAAGSPRGSGEDGAGGARGASGGERGGERAAPGEEGPEAGWGRRGERAGLAAGALGFGGERDCPKPEHPAGRGGTEPAAGGGQETGAEAAGGARRGGGVRERSPGAPGRAAGEAPAGERQSRPPAAAHNSSPPSMEGAAGRRARLPPPPPPAAAPRPGRAASCRRLAWLVPSRLRDGVRLTHGMAESRSHGRGLRIAPPPPPPERRGARGPAAAPSGAARAGRRGAAGGGGGEGDRCPYLFIYPRTKKNGRDKNHARKDEEEPRRRRRAGRTEPGGRGGVGEGGETLRGRRSRRSRRWLCPGGRAERGSRWAGPGPESSPGATELAGEGGAAAPVRRRQRERRGGKRSQKAAGPPQPRPLEGPTARAAVWAAKRRATPRGGAGPASGSPGRARHRCSAARVLPDGGPAPPSPGASFSRRKA, encoded by the coding sequence ATGACGGCCCCGCCGGCGAGGGGCGGGGTGGCCGGCGGCCCCGACCTCGCACCCACCCGCCCGGCCGCCGGCTCGCcgcggggcagcggggaggacggggccggcggggcccggggggcgagcgggggggagcggggaggggagagggcagcGCCGGGAGAGGAAGGGCCGGAGGCGGGGTGGGGACGGAGAGGGGAAAGGGCAGGATTAGCCGCGGGAGCGCTGGGGTTTGGGGGCGAGCGCGATTGTCCTAAGCCCGAGCACccggcggggagaggggggacggagccggcggcggggggggggcaggagacGGGGGCAGAGGCTGCCGggggggcgaggcggggggggggcgtgcGAGAGCGGAGCCCCGGCGCCCCGGGGCGCGCAGCGGGGGAAGCCCCAGCGGGCGAGCGCCAGTCCCGGCCGCCGGCCGCGGCTCATAATTCCTCGCCGCCGTCCATGGAGGGGGCCGCGGGGCGCCGcgcccgcctcccgccgccgccgcctcccgccgccgctcctcggccgggccgcgccgcttCCTGCCGCCGCCTCGCTTGGCTGGTGCCCTCTCGGCTGCGGGATGGAGTCCGCCTAACCCATGGCATGGCGGAGAGCCGGAGTCACGGGAGGGGGCTCCGCATCGCCCCACCGCCTCCCCCACCCGAGcggcgcggggcgcggggccCGGCTGCCGCCCCTAGCGGCGCCGCGCGGGctgggcggcggggggcggcgggggggggggggggggagggcgaCCGCtgtccttatttatttatttatccccgcacaaaaaaaaatggacGCGATAAAAATCACGCGAGGAAGGACGAGGAGGAGCCAAGGCGCCGGCGACGCGCTGGGAGGACCGAgcccggcggccgcgggggggTCGGGGAGGGCGGGGAGACGCTGCgcggccgccgctcccgccgctcccgccgctgGCTCTGCCCGGGGGGGCGGGCGGAGAGGGGCAGCCGCTgggcggggcccggccccgAGAGCAGCCCCGGGGCGACAGAGCtggcgggggaggggggagcggcGGCCCCCGTGAGGCGGAGGCAGCGGGAAAGGCGAGGGGGGAAGCGGTCCCAGAAGGCGGCAGGGCCGCCACAGCCCCGTCCCCTCGAAGGCCCGACGGCGCGGGCTGCAGTTTGGGCTGCGAAGCGGAGAGCAACGCCGCGGGGGGGCGCCGGGCCGGCCTCCGGCTCCCCGGGCCGGGCGCGGCACCGCTGTTCGGCCGCGCGGGTCCTGCCCGACGGGGGTCCTGCTCCGCCGTCGCCTGGAGCGTCCTTCAGCCGACGCAAGGCGTGA